The Lonchura striata isolate bLonStr1 chromosome 7, bLonStr1.mat, whole genome shotgun sequence genome window below encodes:
- the CCNJ gene encoding cyclin-J isoform X2, with protein sequence MELEAQWWTGQLAADIHQALRYKELKLPSYKGQSPQLHLRRYFADLIAIVSNRFRLCPAARHLAVYLLDLFMDRYDISTQQLHVVALSCLLLASKFEEKEDSVPKLEQLNSLGCMTNMNLVLTKQNLLHMELLLLETFQWNLCLPTAAHFIDYYLSIAVHETDLHDGWPMVCLEKTKLYMAKYADYFLEVSLQVATACVASSRIILRLSPTWPTRLHHLTAYSWDFLVPCIERLLIAHDNDVKEANKQKGQQAQSAQHAVFQPPAPSAQQANAQQHVPQYLQAHQSSLQYHHPASQQPSCQQILSSTHTASYPLQTCPAALQTSAQARGHVQGAAMSLAVPLEVKPCISVSYNRTYQVNGRYSCITPCFER encoded by the exons atGGAGCTGGAGGCGCAGTGGTGGACAGGACAGCTGGCGGCCGATATCCACCAAGCGCTGCGATACAAG GAGCTAAAACTGCCTTCTTACAAAGGCCAGTCTCCCCAGTTACACCTGAGAAGATACTTTGCAGACCTGATTGCCATTGTGAGCAACCGGTTCAGGCTCTGTCCTGCTGCGCGCCACCTGGCTGTGTACCTGCTGGACCTCTTCATGGACCGCTATGACATATCCACACAGCAACTGCACGTGGTTGCTCTGTCCTGTTTACTTTTAGCAA GTAAatttgaagaaaaggaagacaGTGTTCCCAAACTTGAACAGTTGAACAGCCTGGGTTGTATGACGAACATGAATTTGGTACTAACAAAACAGAATTTGCTTCATATGGAGTTGTTGTTGCTAGAAACATTTCAGTGGAATTTGTGCCTCCCTACTGCTGCTCATTTCATCGACTATTATCTTTCTATTGCTGTCCATGAGACTGATCTTCATGATGGCTGGCCAATGGTTTGCTTAGAGAAGACTAAGTTATATATGGCAAAATATGCTGATTACTTTCTGGAAGTATCATTGCAAG TTGCTACTGCATGTGTAGCTTCTTCAAGGATTATCTTGCGTCTCTCACCCACGTGGCCTACGCGGCTGCATCACCTGACTGCCTACTCCTGGGACTTCCTGGTGCCGTGTATTGAGCGACTCTTAAT TGCGCATGATAACGATGTGAAGGAAGCGAACAAGCAGAAAGGACAACAGGCTCAGTCTGCCCAGCACGCTGTGTTTCAGCCCCCAGCTCCAAGTGCCCAGCAGGCCAATGCTCAGCAGCACGTACCACAGTACCTGCAGGCTCATCAGTCTTCCCTGCAGTACCACCACCCAGCATCACAGCAGCCAAGCTGCCAGCAGATATTATCATCCACTCACACAGCCTCTTACCCGCTCCAGACTTGCCCTGCTGCCTTACAGACCAGTGCTCAGGCTCGAGGCCACGTCCAGGGTGCTGCCATGTCGCTGGCTGTGCCACTGGAAGTGAAGCCATGTATAAGTGTCTCCTACAACCGGACGTACCAAGTGAATGGACGATACTCCTGTATTACTCCCTGCTTTGAGAGGTGA
- the CCNJ gene encoding cyclin-J isoform X1, translating to MELEAQWWTGQLAADIHQALRYKELKLPSYKGQSPQLHLRRYFADLIAIVSNRFRLCPAARHLAVYLLDLFMDRYDISTQQLHVVALSCLLLASKFEEKEDSVPKLEQLNSLGCMTNMNLVLTKQNLLHMELLLLETFQWNLCLPTAAHFIDYYLSIAVHETDLHDGWPMVCLEKTKLYMAKYADYFLEVSLQDHEFLNYAPSLVATACVASSRIILRLSPTWPTRLHHLTAYSWDFLVPCIERLLIAHDNDVKEANKQKGQQAQSAQHAVFQPPAPSAQQANAQQHVPQYLQAHQSSLQYHHPASQQPSCQQILSSTHTASYPLQTCPAALQTSAQARGHVQGAAMSLAVPLEVKPCISVSYNRTYQVNGRYSCITPCFER from the exons atGGAGCTGGAGGCGCAGTGGTGGACAGGACAGCTGGCGGCCGATATCCACCAAGCGCTGCGATACAAG GAGCTAAAACTGCCTTCTTACAAAGGCCAGTCTCCCCAGTTACACCTGAGAAGATACTTTGCAGACCTGATTGCCATTGTGAGCAACCGGTTCAGGCTCTGTCCTGCTGCGCGCCACCTGGCTGTGTACCTGCTGGACCTCTTCATGGACCGCTATGACATATCCACACAGCAACTGCACGTGGTTGCTCTGTCCTGTTTACTTTTAGCAA GTAAatttgaagaaaaggaagacaGTGTTCCCAAACTTGAACAGTTGAACAGCCTGGGTTGTATGACGAACATGAATTTGGTACTAACAAAACAGAATTTGCTTCATATGGAGTTGTTGTTGCTAGAAACATTTCAGTGGAATTTGTGCCTCCCTACTGCTGCTCATTTCATCGACTATTATCTTTCTATTGCTGTCCATGAGACTGATCTTCATGATGGCTGGCCAATGGTTTGCTTAGAGAAGACTAAGTTATATATGGCAAAATATGCTGATTACTTTCTGGAAGTATCATTGCAAG atcatgaatttttaaattatgcccCTTCTTTAGTTGCTACTGCATGTGTAGCTTCTTCAAGGATTATCTTGCGTCTCTCACCCACGTGGCCTACGCGGCTGCATCACCTGACTGCCTACTCCTGGGACTTCCTGGTGCCGTGTATTGAGCGACTCTTAAT TGCGCATGATAACGATGTGAAGGAAGCGAACAAGCAGAAAGGACAACAGGCTCAGTCTGCCCAGCACGCTGTGTTTCAGCCCCCAGCTCCAAGTGCCCAGCAGGCCAATGCTCAGCAGCACGTACCACAGTACCTGCAGGCTCATCAGTCTTCCCTGCAGTACCACCACCCAGCATCACAGCAGCCAAGCTGCCAGCAGATATTATCATCCACTCACACAGCCTCTTACCCGCTCCAGACTTGCCCTGCTGCCTTACAGACCAGTGCTCAGGCTCGAGGCCACGTCCAGGGTGCTGCCATGTCGCTGGCTGTGCCACTGGAAGTGAAGCCATGTATAAGTGTCTCCTACAACCGGACGTACCAAGTGAATGGACGATACTCCTGTATTACTCCCTGCTTTGAGAGGTGA